A DNA window from Streptomyces asoensis contains the following coding sequences:
- a CDS encoding DUF4190 domain-containing protein, which translates to MSIPPPSGPHRPQDPYQPPQPQGPYPQDPYASPAQDPYAQGPYGPGPVGPYPQAPYGAAAYPVWGQGYTPYGRPSPVNGVAIASLVLGALCFLPAVGLVLGIVALVQIRKRGERGKGMAIAGSVLSGVGLALWILMLATGGSSDFWDGFKEGARGSSSFALAKGDCFDVPGDTFEEDVYDVDEVDCSGEHDAEVFGTVPLTGSDFPGDGRVTDVAEDKCYKLQNAYAMDPWALTDEVDVYYLTPTADSWSWGDREITCVFANVDESGTLTGSLRADVTTLDADQFAFLAAMAAVDEALFAEPEEYADEDLAGNRAWARETSEVTGDQADRLDGHLWETPVREQGVAVLVKDMRDAAKEWAAAAKATDADGFDEHYSAAYEYVDGATTVTARKALGLTTTVPDHDEGSGSGGEGTGDSGGDRDLDV; encoded by the coding sequence CTATGCGCAGGGGCCGTACGGTCCGGGGCCGGTGGGCCCCTATCCGCAGGCTCCCTACGGGGCCGCGGCCTACCCGGTCTGGGGCCAGGGATACACGCCCTACGGCCGGCCCTCGCCGGTCAACGGCGTGGCCATCGCGTCGCTGGTGCTCGGCGCGCTCTGCTTCCTGCCGGCCGTCGGCCTGGTCCTCGGGATCGTCGCGCTGGTGCAGATCCGCAAGCGGGGCGAGCGGGGCAAGGGCATGGCGATCGCCGGCTCTGTCCTGTCCGGCGTAGGACTCGCGCTGTGGATCCTGATGCTGGCCACGGGCGGCAGCTCGGACTTCTGGGACGGCTTCAAGGAGGGCGCGCGCGGCAGCTCGAGCTTCGCGCTCGCCAAGGGCGACTGCTTCGACGTCCCGGGCGACACCTTCGAGGAGGACGTCTACGACGTCGACGAGGTCGACTGCTCCGGTGAGCACGACGCCGAGGTGTTCGGCACGGTCCCGCTCACCGGCAGTGACTTCCCGGGCGACGGCCGGGTCACGGACGTGGCCGAGGACAAGTGCTACAAGCTCCAGAACGCCTACGCGATGGACCCCTGGGCGCTGACCGACGAGGTGGACGTCTACTACCTCACCCCCACCGCCGACAGCTGGAGCTGGGGCGACCGTGAGATCACCTGCGTCTTCGCCAACGTGGACGAGTCGGGGACCCTCACCGGCTCGCTGCGCGCGGACGTGACCACGCTCGACGCCGACCAGTTCGCCTTCCTCGCGGCGATGGCCGCCGTGGACGAGGCGCTCTTCGCCGAGCCGGAGGAGTACGCCGACGAGGATCTCGCGGGCAACCGCGCCTGGGCCCGTGAGACGAGCGAGGTGACCGGTGATCAGGCGGACCGGCTGGACGGCCATCTCTGGGAGACGCCGGTCCGCGAGCAGGGTGTGGCGGTCCTGGTGAAGGACATGCGGGACGCGGCCAAGGAGTGGGCGGCGGCGGCGAAGGCCACCGACGCCGACGGCTTCGACGAGCACTACAGCGCGGCCTACGAGTACGTCGACGGGGCCACGACCGTCACCGCCCGCAAGGCTCTGGGTCTGACCACCACCGTGCCCGACCATGACGAGGGCTCCGGCAGCGGTGGCGAGGGTACGGGCGACAGCGGCGGCGACCGGGACCTGGATGTGTGA
- a CDS encoding ATP-binding protein yields MYSLAREVIGVIDTDGEFAEWTFPADPGAVRTARRAVRGRLHGWGLDSVSDIAALLVSELVTNALRHATGPIGVRLVRPAGVNGVLLVEVSDPLPDPPRERVARPEDESGRGLQLVASSARRWGTRPGGAGKTVWFELAVPG; encoded by the coding sequence GTGTACTCGCTGGCCCGGGAAGTGATCGGCGTGATCGACACCGACGGTGAGTTCGCCGAGTGGACGTTCCCCGCCGACCCGGGCGCGGTGCGCACCGCCCGCCGTGCCGTCCGCGGCCGCCTGCACGGCTGGGGCCTCGACAGCGTCAGCGACATCGCGGCCCTGCTGGTCAGCGAACTCGTCACCAACGCCCTGCGGCACGCCACGGGCCCCATCGGGGTCCGTCTGGTCCGGCCCGCGGGAGTGAACGGCGTCCTGCTGGTCGAGGTCTCCGACCCGCTGCCCGACCCGCCCCGCGAGCGGGTCGCCCGGCCGGAGGACGAGAGCGGGCGCGGACTGCAACTCGTGGCCTCGTCCGCGCGCCGCTGGGGTACCCGTCCCGGAGGAGCCGGGAAGACGGTCTGGTTCGAACTCGCGGTGCCGGGTTGA
- a CDS encoding GntR family transcriptional regulator: protein MTFGDQPAYLRVAGDLRKKITDGSLPPHTRLPSQARIREEYGVSDTVALEARKVLMAEGLVEGRSGSGTYVRERPVPRRIARSGYRPLSGATPFRQEQAEAHVRGTWESSSEQTEAGVSVAERLGIASGDRVMCTRYVFREAGEAMMLSTSWEPLAVTGRTPVMLPEEGPLGGMGVVERMRAIDVIVDNMTEEVGARPGLAEELLALGGVPGHVVLVVQRTYYASGRPVETADVVIPADRYRVAYHLPVK, encoded by the coding sequence GTGACATTCGGTGACCAGCCGGCGTACCTGCGCGTCGCGGGTGATCTCCGCAAGAAGATCACCGACGGGTCGCTGCCACCGCACACCCGGCTCCCCTCCCAGGCGAGGATCCGCGAGGAGTACGGGGTCTCCGACACCGTCGCCCTGGAGGCGCGCAAGGTGCTGATGGCCGAGGGGCTGGTCGAGGGCCGCTCCGGTTCGGGCACGTACGTGCGCGAGCGGCCGGTGCCGCGCCGGATCGCGCGCTCGGGCTACCGCCCCCTCAGCGGGGCCACGCCGTTCCGGCAGGAGCAGGCCGAGGCGCACGTCCGGGGCACGTGGGAGTCGAGCAGCGAGCAGACCGAGGCGGGGGTCTCCGTCGCCGAGCGGCTCGGCATCGCGTCCGGCGACCGGGTGATGTGCACCAGGTACGTCTTCCGGGAGGCCGGGGAGGCGATGATGCTCTCCACCTCCTGGGAGCCGCTGGCCGTCACCGGCCGCACCCCCGTGATGCTGCCCGAGGAGGGGCCGCTCGGCGGCATGGGCGTCGTGGAGCGGATGCGCGCCATCGACGTCATCGTCGACAACATGACGGAGGAGGTCGGCGCGCGGCCCGGGCTCGCCGAGGAACTCCTTGCCCTGGGCGGGGTCCCGGGGCACGTGGTGCTCGTCGTGCAGCGCACCTACTACGCCTCGGGCCGCCCGGTGGAGACCGCCGACGTGGTGATCCCGGCCGACCGCTACCGGGTCGCCTACCACCTGCCGGTGAAGTAG
- a CDS encoding (deoxy)nucleoside triphosphate pyrophosphohydrolase encodes MTERTVVVGAALLDAGRLLAARRSAPPALAGRWELPGGKVEEGEAPEAALVRELREELGVDTETVERVPGEWPLRPPYVLQVWTARLCPGSAAPAPLQDHDALRWLAPDEIWDVDWLDQDVPAVREALTRLAAEAP; translated from the coding sequence ATGACGGAACGGACCGTGGTGGTGGGAGCAGCCCTGCTCGACGCCGGCCGCCTGCTCGCCGCGCGCCGCAGCGCACCCCCGGCCCTCGCCGGACGCTGGGAACTGCCCGGCGGCAAGGTCGAGGAGGGGGAAGCGCCCGAGGCGGCCCTCGTGCGCGAACTGCGGGAGGAGCTCGGCGTCGACACCGAGACCGTCGAAAGGGTCCCGGGGGAGTGGCCGCTGCGGCCGCCTTACGTCCTCCAGGTGTGGACCGCCCGCCTGTGCCCCGGCTCCGCCGCCCCCGCGCCCCTCCAGGACCACGACGCGCTGCGCTGGCTCGCCCCGGACGAGATCTGGGACGTCGACTGGCTCGACCAGGACGTCCCCGCGGTCCGCGAGGCCCTCACCAGGCTCGCCGCCGAAGCCCCCTGA